A region from the Clavibacter sp. A6099 genome encodes:
- a CDS encoding histidine phosphatase family protein: MVASRIHLVRHGEVHNPHGVLYGRIPGYGLSELGHRMADAAARALEEEGAPVNRVIASPLQRAQESAAPWAERFALEVATDERVIEPTNRFEGSKFPSPARIARSPRLWPLVVDPVKPSWGESYRSIAARMAEAVKAAYRSVPDGDVVIVSHQLPIWMVHLSLAGERLFHDPRQRRCALSSITTVERVGDRFVETGYIDAAAGLAADAVDQGAV, encoded by the coding sequence GTGGTCGCCTCACGAATCCATCTCGTCCGTCACGGCGAGGTGCACAACCCGCACGGAGTCCTCTACGGACGGATCCCGGGGTACGGCCTCTCCGAGCTCGGCCACCGCATGGCGGACGCCGCGGCGCGCGCGCTCGAGGAGGAGGGCGCTCCGGTCAACCGCGTCATCGCCTCCCCTCTGCAGCGCGCGCAGGAGTCCGCCGCCCCGTGGGCCGAGCGCTTCGCCCTCGAGGTCGCCACCGACGAGCGCGTCATCGAGCCCACCAACCGCTTCGAGGGATCCAAGTTCCCCTCGCCCGCGCGCATCGCGCGCTCGCCGCGCCTCTGGCCGCTGGTCGTCGATCCGGTGAAGCCCAGCTGGGGCGAGTCCTACCGCTCCATCGCCGCGCGCATGGCGGAGGCCGTGAAGGCCGCGTATCGCTCCGTGCCCGACGGCGACGTCGTCATCGTGAGCCACCAGCTGCCCATCTGGATGGTGCACCTCTCCCTCGCGGGCGAGCGCCTCTTCCACGACCCGCGCCAGCGCCGCTGCGCCCTGTCGAGCATCACCACGGTCGAGCGCGTCGGCGACCGCTTCGTCGAGACGGGCTACATCGACGCGGCCGCGGGGCTCGCCGCGGACGCCGTCGATCAGGGGGCGGTGTGA
- a CDS encoding excinuclease ABC subunit UvrA: protein MPSSEIRPTAASPDDRSDGFVRVRGASENTLRDVDVDIPRDRIVAFTGVSGSGKSSLAFGTVYAEAQRRFFESVAPYARRLIRQEQTPHVESITGLPPAVALQQRRGAPSTRSTVGTVTTLSNSLRMLMSRAGTYPAGQGRLDSDAFSPNTAAGACPVCHGLGVAHTVTEGSLVPDPSLTIREGAIAAWPGAWQGKNLRDIVIALGYDVDVPWRELPREARDWILFTEEQPVVQITPQRDRVAKPYNGRFWSARSYVLHTLADSASPRLREAALAHMVSGTCERCGGSGLTPEALAVTFAGRSIQQLNALTLADLATAIAPADGMGDVAVTITTDLVARLAVLVDLGLGYLSLGRVTTTLSPGEMQRLRLATQLRSGLFGVVYVLDEPSAGLHPADAEPLLEVLEQLRDSGNSVFVVEHDMDVVRRSDWIVDVGPGAGQAGGSVVYSGPVDGLREVEASATRPHLFPDLAPARAERTPRTPTGTIRATGVTLHNLVDLDVEIPLGVMVAVTGVSGSGKSTLVSRVLPDLLRASLAPDRVVIEQADEADEVDDASGPARIARVEGAEAVDRLVSVDQRPIGRTPRSTLATYTGLFDAVRRTYAATDEARARGYGAGRFSFNVAGGRCETCQGEGSVTVELLFLPGSYGPCPTCHGARYEPGTLEIEYHGRSIADVLAMTVDEAHGFLQDVPLAARALATLRDVGLGYLRLGQPATELSGGEAQRIKLATELQRAPRGHTLYLLDEPTTGLHPADVVLLLRQLQGLVDAGNTVVVVEHEMDVVADADRVIDLGPSGGDQGGRIVAQGTPREVADTAGSRTAPYLARRLDAS, encoded by the coding sequence GTGCCTTCCTCCGAGATCCGCCCGACCGCAGCATCCCCCGACGACCGCTCCGACGGCTTCGTCCGCGTGCGGGGTGCGTCCGAGAACACGCTGCGCGACGTGGACGTCGACATCCCGCGCGACCGGATCGTCGCCTTCACGGGCGTCTCGGGATCCGGCAAGTCGTCGCTCGCGTTCGGCACCGTCTACGCCGAGGCCCAGCGCCGGTTCTTCGAGTCGGTCGCGCCCTACGCGCGCCGGCTGATCCGGCAGGAGCAGACGCCGCACGTCGAGAGCATCACCGGGCTGCCGCCCGCCGTCGCGCTGCAGCAGCGACGCGGTGCGCCGAGCACGCGCTCGACCGTCGGCACCGTGACCACGCTGTCCAACTCGCTGCGGATGCTGATGTCGCGGGCCGGCACCTACCCCGCGGGCCAGGGCAGGCTCGACTCCGACGCGTTCTCCCCCAACACCGCCGCGGGTGCCTGCCCGGTGTGCCACGGCCTCGGCGTCGCGCACACCGTGACCGAGGGCTCGCTCGTGCCGGATCCGTCCCTCACGATCCGCGAGGGCGCCATCGCCGCGTGGCCGGGCGCATGGCAGGGCAAGAACCTGCGCGACATCGTCATCGCGCTCGGGTACGACGTGGACGTGCCGTGGCGGGAGCTGCCGCGGGAGGCACGGGACTGGATCCTCTTCACGGAGGAGCAGCCGGTGGTGCAGATCACGCCGCAGCGCGACCGGGTGGCGAAGCCCTACAACGGGCGGTTCTGGAGCGCGCGCTCCTACGTGCTGCACACGCTCGCCGACTCGGCGAGCCCCCGGCTCCGGGAGGCGGCGCTCGCGCACATGGTCTCGGGCACGTGCGAGCGGTGCGGCGGCAGCGGGCTGACGCCCGAGGCGCTTGCGGTGACCTTCGCGGGCCGCAGCATCCAGCAGCTCAACGCGCTGACGCTCGCGGACCTCGCCACGGCCATCGCGCCGGCCGACGGCATGGGCGACGTGGCCGTGACGATCACGACCGACCTCGTCGCGCGCCTCGCCGTGCTGGTGGACCTCGGGCTCGGCTACCTCAGCCTCGGCCGCGTCACCACGACGCTGTCGCCCGGCGAGATGCAGCGGCTCCGGCTCGCGACGCAGCTGCGGTCGGGGCTCTTCGGCGTGGTCTACGTGCTCGACGAGCCGTCGGCGGGGCTGCACCCGGCCGACGCCGAGCCGCTGCTCGAGGTGCTCGAGCAGCTGCGCGACTCCGGCAACTCGGTGTTCGTGGTCGAGCACGACATGGACGTCGTGCGGCGGTCCGACTGGATCGTGGACGTGGGGCCGGGCGCGGGGCAGGCGGGCGGATCCGTCGTCTACAGCGGTCCCGTCGACGGGCTCCGCGAGGTGGAGGCCTCGGCGACCCGGCCGCACCTGTTCCCCGACCTCGCGCCGGCCCGGGCGGAGCGCACGCCGCGGACGCCGACCGGGACCATCCGGGCGACGGGAGTGACGCTGCACAACCTCGTGGACCTCGACGTGGAGATCCCGCTCGGCGTGATGGTCGCGGTGACGGGCGTCTCCGGATCCGGCAAGTCGACGCTCGTCAGCCGCGTGCTGCCGGACCTGCTGCGGGCCTCGCTCGCGCCCGACCGCGTGGTGATCGAGCAGGCGGATGAGGCGGACGAGGTCGACGACGCGTCGGGGCCCGCCCGCATCGCACGTGTCGAGGGCGCCGAGGCGGTGGACCGGCTCGTGTCCGTGGACCAGCGCCCCATCGGCCGCACGCCGCGCTCGACGCTCGCGACCTACACGGGCCTCTTCGACGCCGTCCGCCGCACCTATGCCGCCACCGACGAGGCGCGCGCCCGCGGCTACGGCGCCGGGCGGTTCTCCTTCAACGTCGCGGGCGGGCGCTGCGAGACCTGCCAGGGCGAGGGATCCGTGACCGTCGAGCTCCTCTTCCTCCCGGGCTCCTACGGACCGTGCCCCACCTGCCACGGCGCGAGGTACGAGCCCGGGACGCTCGAGATCGAGTACCACGGTCGGTCGATCGCCGACGTGCTGGCGATGACGGTGGACGAGGCGCACGGCTTCCTCCAGGACGTGCCGCTCGCCGCGCGCGCCCTCGCGACGCTCCGCGACGTCGGGCTCGGCTACCTGCGGCTCGGCCAGCCGGCGACCGAGCTGTCGGGCGGAGAGGCGCAGCGGATCAAGCTGGCCACCGAGCTGCAGCGGGCCCCGCGCGGCCACACCCTCTACCTGCTCGACGAGCCGACGACGGGCCTCCACCCGGCGGACGTCGTGCTCCTCCTCCGCCAGCTGCAGGGGCTCGTGGACGCGGGCAACACGGTCGTCGTGGTGGAGCACGAGATGGACGTGGTGGCGGACGCCGACCGGGTGATCGACCTGGGCCCGTCCGGCGGCGACCAGGGCGGGCGGATCGTCGCGCAGGGCACCCCGCGCGAGGTCGCCGACACCGCCGGCAGCCGCACGGCGCCGTACCTCGCGCGGCGGCTCGACGCCTCGTGA
- a CDS encoding LCP family protein → MSDETRPDRRLAHGIARHGRLRRPSGVRTAVKALAAVTAVVIASTGSVAAFAAWDLARTVQANSVDISDGKAPPPSIGGIDGGANILLVGSDSRKDQGDGYGDLRKVGGANNNDVTMLLHISKDHSRATVVSFPRDMLIDRPACPASGTSPGGAADSGAEMNSALSKGGLDCVVRTVESITGLDIPYGGVVQFNGVVAMSNAVGGVTVCLANPIKDKRTDLDLGAGPQVLQGETAVQFLRTRYGIGDHSDIDRISNQQVFLSALVRTITSTDTLTNPAKLYGIARAAVENMSLSTSLDDPTAIASLALTLKGIPLDRFVFVQYPSTRLESGRVAQDVDGGTRMMQLIADDADFSLAPDSTGAGVEAPPADAAQADPGTPSADPSPAAVLPSNATGQTAAAETCSNAR, encoded by the coding sequence ATGTCCGACGAGACGCGACCCGACCGGCGCCTCGCGCACGGCATCGCCCGGCACGGCCGGCTGCGGAGGCCGAGCGGCGTGCGCACCGCGGTGAAGGCCCTCGCCGCGGTGACGGCCGTGGTGATCGCGAGCACGGGATCCGTCGCCGCGTTCGCCGCATGGGACCTGGCGCGCACGGTGCAGGCGAACTCGGTCGACATCTCGGACGGGAAGGCGCCGCCGCCGTCCATCGGGGGGATCGACGGCGGGGCGAACATCCTGCTGGTCGGCAGCGACAGCCGGAAGGACCAGGGGGACGGGTACGGCGACCTGAGGAAGGTCGGAGGGGCGAACAACAACGACGTGACGATGCTCCTGCACATCAGCAAGGACCACTCGCGCGCCACCGTCGTGTCGTTCCCCCGCGACATGCTGATCGATCGCCCGGCGTGCCCCGCATCCGGCACCTCGCCGGGAGGAGCCGCCGATAGCGGTGCGGAGATGAACTCGGCGCTGTCGAAGGGCGGGCTGGACTGCGTCGTGCGCACGGTGGAGTCCATCACGGGACTCGACATCCCCTACGGCGGCGTCGTCCAGTTCAACGGCGTCGTCGCCATGTCGAACGCCGTGGGCGGCGTCACCGTCTGCCTGGCGAACCCGATCAAAGACAAGAGGACCGATCTGGACCTGGGCGCCGGCCCGCAGGTGCTGCAGGGCGAGACCGCCGTGCAGTTCCTCCGCACCCGCTACGGCATCGGCGACCACAGCGACATCGACCGCATCAGCAACCAGCAGGTGTTCCTCAGCGCGCTGGTCCGGACGATCACCAGCACCGACACGCTCACCAACCCCGCGAAGCTCTACGGCATCGCGCGCGCGGCCGTCGAGAACATGAGCCTCTCGACGTCCCTCGACGACCCGACCGCGATCGCCTCCCTCGCGCTGACGCTGAAGGGGATCCCGCTCGACAGGTTCGTGTTCGTGCAGTACCCGAGCACCCGGCTCGAGAGCGGCCGGGTAGCGCAGGACGTCGACGGCGGCACGCGGATGATGCAGCTCATCGCGGACGACGCGGACTTCTCGCTCGCGCCCGACAGCACGGGCGCGGGTGTCGAGGCCCCGCCTGCGGACGCCGCGCAGGCGGATCCCGGGACCCCGTCCGCGGATCCGTCGCCCGCCGCCGTGCTGCCGTCGAACGCGACGGGGCAGACGGCCGCGGCCGAGACCTGCTCGAACGCGCGGTAG
- a CDS encoding biotin-dependent carboxyltransferase family protein — MSGAAAPRRGRRAEATAAAGLVVERTGPLMLVQDEGRPGHGGIGVSPSGALDPRALADANLLVGNEQGAAGLEIVLGGAVLRATAAVLVAVTGAVGPLVRTVGRRSRPAPYAAAVLLDAGDALEIGAAVAGIRWYVAVRGGIDVAPVLGSRATDLLSRVGPAPVAVGDVLPVGSAPARPVPPVDSLAVSAPAEGEVLLRATPGPRLDWFVEGSWAALLDRAWEVTAEADRVGVRLDGAPLERRIPGELPSEGVVTGALQVPPSGRPILFLADHPMTGGYPVIGVVARDDVRLAAQLRPGQRIRFV, encoded by the coding sequence GTGAGCGGCGCGGCCGCCCCTCGCCGCGGACGCCGTGCCGAGGCGACCGCCGCGGCCGGCCTCGTCGTCGAGCGCACCGGCCCGCTCATGCTGGTGCAGGATGAGGGCCGACCCGGCCACGGCGGCATCGGCGTCTCGCCGTCCGGCGCCCTGGATCCGCGTGCCCTCGCCGACGCGAACCTCCTCGTCGGCAACGAACAGGGCGCGGCGGGCCTCGAGATCGTGCTCGGCGGCGCGGTGCTCCGCGCGACCGCCGCCGTGTTGGTCGCCGTGACGGGCGCGGTCGGACCGCTCGTGCGCACGGTGGGCCGGAGGTCGCGGCCCGCGCCGTACGCCGCCGCCGTGCTGCTCGACGCCGGTGACGCGCTCGAGATCGGCGCGGCCGTCGCCGGGATCCGCTGGTACGTCGCGGTGCGCGGCGGGATCGACGTCGCGCCCGTCCTCGGCTCGCGCGCCACCGACCTGCTCTCCCGCGTGGGACCCGCGCCCGTCGCGGTCGGCGACGTGCTGCCCGTCGGATCCGCGCCCGCTCGGCCCGTGCCGCCGGTGGACTCGCTCGCCGTCTCCGCGCCCGCGGAGGGCGAGGTGCTCCTCCGCGCGACGCCGGGCCCGCGCCTCGACTGGTTCGTCGAAGGATCCTGGGCCGCCCTCCTCGACCGCGCGTGGGAGGTGACGGCCGAGGCCGACCGGGTGGGCGTCCGCCTCGACGGCGCACCGCTCGAGCGGCGGATCCCCGGCGAGCTCCCCAGCGAGGGCGTCGTCACGGGCGCGCTCCAGGTGCCGCCATCGGGCCGGCCGATCCTGTTCCTCGCCGACCACCCGATGACGGGCGGCTACCCGGTGATCGGCGTGGTCGCGCGCGATGACGTGCGGCTGGCCGCGCAGCTGCGCCCCGGCCAGCGCATCCGCTTCGTCTGA
- a CDS encoding sigma-70 family RNA polymerase sigma factor: MTMTPTRPTAADTTTDTALDQVESVSPVDPYADSDLPEPSLVTPGASTDAVKDYLRQIGRVPLLTAELEVSVARRIEVGVLSQEVLDTRTDLTPAERREYQTLAQDGMRAKQHLVNANLRLVVSIAKRYTGRGLPFLDLIQEGNMGLVRAVEKFDYQAGFKFSTYASWWIKQSITRGMADTSRTIRIPVHTVEHINRINAVQRELAVELGRDPSMEEIARESDTPVTKVRYLLDRAQEPMSLQVLVGGSGGDGDTEMADLIEDADVTQPIDVVTQQLMAAHVTRLIDGLAERDAEVVRMRFGLAGLEPRSLAFVSQQLGVTRERVRQIEKKVLAKLRIPELETYIRG, from the coding sequence ATGACGATGACACCGACCCGGCCCACGGCCGCAGACACCACCACCGACACCGCGCTCGACCAGGTCGAGTCCGTCAGCCCCGTCGATCCGTACGCGGACTCCGACCTCCCCGAGCCCTCGCTCGTCACCCCGGGCGCCAGCACCGACGCCGTCAAGGACTACCTGCGCCAGATCGGCCGCGTGCCGCTGCTCACCGCCGAGCTGGAGGTGAGCGTCGCCCGTCGCATCGAGGTGGGCGTCCTGTCGCAGGAGGTGCTCGACACGCGCACCGACCTCACGCCCGCGGAGCGCCGGGAGTACCAGACGCTCGCCCAGGACGGGATGCGCGCCAAGCAGCACCTCGTGAACGCCAACCTGCGGCTCGTCGTCAGCATCGCCAAGCGCTACACGGGCCGCGGCCTGCCGTTCCTGGACCTCATCCAGGAGGGGAACATGGGCCTCGTCCGCGCCGTCGAGAAGTTCGACTACCAGGCCGGCTTCAAGTTCTCGACCTACGCGTCGTGGTGGATCAAGCAGTCGATCACGCGCGGCATGGCCGACACGAGCCGCACCATCCGCATCCCCGTGCACACCGTCGAGCACATCAACCGCATCAACGCAGTGCAGCGCGAGCTCGCCGTGGAGCTCGGCCGCGACCCCTCCATGGAGGAGATCGCACGCGAGTCGGACACGCCCGTCACCAAGGTGCGCTACCTGCTCGACCGCGCGCAGGAGCCCATGTCGCTGCAGGTCCTGGTGGGCGGCAGCGGAGGCGACGGCGACACCGAGATGGCCGACCTCATCGAGGACGCGGACGTCACGCAGCCCATCGACGTGGTGACGCAGCAGCTCATGGCTGCGCACGTCACGCGCCTCATCGACGGGCTCGCCGAGCGCGACGCCGAGGTCGTGCGGATGCGCTTCGGACTGGCTGGTCTCGAGCCGCGCTCGCTCGCCTTCGTGAGCCAGCAGCTCGGCGTGACGCGCGAGCGCGTGCGCCAGATCGAGAAGAAGGTGCTCGCGAAGCTCCGCATCCCGGAGCTGGAGACGTACATCCGCGGCTGA
- a CDS encoding 5-oxoprolinase subunit B family protein, with translation MTLRPLPCGDAAVMLDLDSLDEVLRLQPVLDATRPRGVVDIVPGARSILVTVDPHVLPLAAARSWALAARPADEAGARGGAPVEIDVVYDGEDLADVAVLLGIGVREVVERHTSGTWTVAFGGFAPGFGYLAGVPGLEVPRRTSPRPRVPAGAVALAGEFSGIYPRVSPGGWQLIGTTRAVLWDPGREPAALLQPGSAVRFREVDA, from the coding sequence GTGACCCTCCGGCCCCTGCCGTGCGGCGACGCCGCCGTCATGCTCGACCTCGACTCGCTCGACGAGGTGCTCCGCCTGCAGCCGGTCCTCGACGCGACGCGACCGCGCGGCGTCGTCGACATCGTGCCGGGCGCGCGCAGCATCCTCGTCACGGTGGATCCGCACGTGCTCCCGCTCGCCGCCGCCCGCTCCTGGGCGCTCGCCGCGCGTCCTGCCGACGAGGCCGGCGCCCGCGGCGGCGCGCCCGTCGAGATCGACGTGGTCTACGACGGCGAGGACCTCGCCGACGTGGCCGTGCTCCTCGGCATCGGCGTGCGCGAGGTCGTGGAGCGGCACACCTCCGGCACCTGGACGGTCGCGTTCGGCGGCTTCGCCCCCGGCTTTGGCTACCTCGCGGGCGTCCCCGGCCTCGAGGTGCCGCGCCGCACGTCGCCGCGGCCACGGGTCCCGGCCGGCGCCGTCGCGCTCGCGGGCGAGTTCAGCGGGATCTACCCGCGCGTCTCGCCGGGCGGCTGGCAGCTCATCGGCACGACGCGGGCGGTGCTGTGGGATCCGGGGCGCGAGCCGGCGGCGCTGCTGCAGCCCGGATCCGCCGTGCGCTTCCGCGAGGTCGACGCGTGA
- the aspS gene encoding aspartate--tRNA(Asn) ligase — protein MTTRTLIKNLAALDDGDVAVSGWVETVRDQKKIQFVILRDESGAVQLTYKRQGDEDATADTISGLAAGTFLTATGTLKHDERVKLGGLEIGLSGIEVAAAAIPETPIAADSSIDKRLDWRFIDLRAPRNSLIFRVQTTLVHALRTYWVEHDFIEVFSPKLMATPSESNAELFKVDYFDGVAYLAQSPQFFKQMAQSAGFGKMFEVGPAFRADPSFTSRHATEFTSVDAEISWVESHEDVARLQEELIVAALTAVKEKHGDEIRELFDVEVTVPSIPFPRIPLLEAKDIVAKRGHVIDRADDDLDPEGERQIAAHVMEESGHEFVFLTDYPSTIRPFYHMRNAEDPTITNSYDLIWNGVEITTGAQREHRVDVLEAQAREKGLDPEELGSYLDFFRYGVPPHGGFGMGLNRVLMLLLHQSNLREVTYLFRGPNRLAP, from the coding sequence GTGACCACCCGAACTCTCATCAAGAACCTGGCCGCCCTCGACGACGGGGACGTGGCCGTCTCCGGCTGGGTCGAGACCGTCCGGGATCAGAAGAAGATCCAGTTCGTGATCCTCCGCGACGAGTCCGGCGCGGTGCAGCTCACCTACAAGCGCCAGGGTGACGAGGACGCGACCGCCGACACCATCTCGGGCCTCGCGGCGGGCACCTTCCTCACCGCCACCGGCACGCTCAAGCACGACGAGCGCGTGAAGCTCGGCGGCCTGGAGATCGGCCTGTCCGGCATCGAGGTCGCGGCCGCGGCCATCCCGGAGACGCCCATCGCGGCCGACTCCTCCATCGACAAGCGCCTCGACTGGCGCTTCATCGACCTGCGCGCGCCGCGCAACTCGCTCATCTTCCGCGTGCAGACCACGCTGGTCCACGCGCTGCGCACCTACTGGGTCGAGCACGACTTCATCGAGGTCTTCTCCCCCAAGCTCATGGCCACGCCCTCCGAGTCGAACGCCGAGCTGTTCAAGGTCGACTACTTCGACGGCGTCGCGTACCTCGCGCAGAGCCCGCAGTTCTTCAAGCAGATGGCGCAGTCCGCGGGCTTCGGCAAGATGTTCGAGGTCGGCCCGGCGTTCCGCGCCGACCCCTCCTTCACCTCGCGCCACGCGACCGAGTTCACCTCGGTGGACGCGGAGATCAGCTGGGTCGAGAGCCACGAGGACGTCGCCCGCCTCCAGGAGGAGCTCATCGTCGCCGCGCTCACCGCGGTGAAGGAGAAGCACGGCGACGAGATCCGCGAGCTGTTCGACGTGGAGGTGACCGTGCCGAGCATCCCGTTCCCGCGGATCCCGCTGCTCGAGGCCAAGGACATCGTCGCGAAGCGCGGCCACGTGATCGACCGCGCCGACGACGACCTCGACCCCGAGGGCGAGCGCCAGATCGCGGCGCACGTGATGGAGGAGTCCGGCCACGAGTTCGTGTTCCTCACCGACTACCCGTCGACGATCCGGCCGTTCTACCACATGAGGAACGCCGAGGACCCGACGATCACGAACAGCTACGACCTCATCTGGAACGGCGTCGAGATCACCACGGGCGCGCAGCGCGAGCACCGCGTCGACGTGCTCGAGGCGCAGGCCCGAGAGAAGGGCCTCGACCCCGAGGAGCTCGGCTCGTACCTCGACTTCTTCCGCTACGGCGTGCCGCCGCACGGCGGGTTCGGCATGGGCCTCAACCGCGTGCTGATGCTCCTGCTGCACCAGTCGAACCTGCGTGAGGTCACCTACCTCTTCCGCGGGCCGAACCGGCTCGCCCCGTAG
- a CDS encoding TlpA family protein disulfide reductase, producing the protein MPGVSRRSILAAAASSVLAAVALSGCTEDPLAAEFKAGDNKRYIAGDGTFTEIPLAERAAPVDFSGTLSDGTEITSADYRGSVTVLNFWYAECPPCRLEAKDLQAASEEHAADGVKFLGVNTRDQRPNVDSFDKTYGITYPSVLDVEDTSMQLAFAGTIAPNAVPATLVLDRQGRVASRVLGKIDPGVLRTLVKDTVAEAAG; encoded by the coding sequence ATGCCCGGCGTCAGCCGTCGCAGCATCCTCGCCGCCGCCGCGTCCTCCGTGCTGGCCGCTGTCGCCCTCTCGGGCTGCACCGAGGATCCGCTGGCCGCCGAGTTCAAGGCCGGCGACAACAAGCGATACATCGCCGGCGACGGCACGTTCACCGAGATCCCGCTCGCCGAGCGCGCGGCCCCCGTCGACTTCTCCGGCACGCTGTCGGACGGCACGGAGATCACCTCCGCCGACTACCGGGGATCCGTCACGGTCCTCAACTTCTGGTACGCCGAGTGCCCGCCCTGCCGTCTCGAGGCGAAGGACCTGCAGGCCGCGAGCGAGGAGCACGCGGCGGACGGCGTGAAGTTCCTCGGCGTCAACACCCGCGACCAGCGCCCGAACGTCGACTCCTTCGACAAGACGTACGGCATCACCTACCCGTCCGTCCTCGACGTCGAGGACACCTCCATGCAGCTCGCGTTCGCCGGCACCATCGCGCCGAACGCCGTGCCCGCCACCCTCGTGCTCGACCGCCAGGGGCGGGTCGCGTCGCGCGTGCTCGGGAAGATCGACCCCGGGGTGCTCCGCACGCTGGTCAAGGACACCGTCGCCGAGGCGGCGGGGTAG
- a CDS encoding LamB/YcsF family protein encodes MQIDLNSDLAESFGRWTLGDDDAMLDVVSSANVACGFHAGDPLVMLHALERAARNGVAVGAHVAYRDLQGFGRRDLDASPAELTGDVLYQLAAISGMARTVGARVSYIKPHGALYNRIAHDPVQAQAVVDAVVALDPTLPVLGLPGSEILRLAAAAGLPTRVEAFTDRAYTSEGALVSRRQEGAVIHDPAEVAARSVRMATEGTVVAIDGSVVRLDPDSLCLHSDTPGAVGLARAVRDALEAAGVEIRPVPDATGADAASFPEHRVLPARDRRAL; translated from the coding sequence ATGCAGATCGACCTCAACAGCGACCTGGCCGAGTCCTTCGGCCGCTGGACCCTCGGCGACGACGACGCGATGCTCGACGTCGTCTCGAGCGCCAACGTGGCCTGCGGCTTCCACGCGGGGGATCCGCTCGTGATGCTGCACGCGCTCGAGCGCGCGGCGCGGAACGGCGTCGCGGTCGGCGCGCACGTCGCCTACCGCGACCTCCAGGGCTTCGGGCGCCGCGACCTCGACGCATCGCCCGCCGAGCTCACGGGCGACGTGCTCTACCAGCTGGCGGCGATCTCCGGCATGGCCCGTACCGTCGGCGCCCGCGTCTCCTACATCAAGCCGCACGGCGCGCTCTACAACCGCATCGCGCACGATCCCGTGCAGGCGCAGGCCGTGGTGGACGCGGTCGTGGCGCTGGATCCGACGCTGCCGGTGCTGGGGCTGCCGGGCTCCGAGATCCTCCGGCTCGCGGCGGCGGCGGGCCTGCCGACGCGCGTCGAGGCGTTCACCGACCGCGCGTACACGTCCGAGGGCGCCCTCGTGTCGCGGCGGCAGGAGGGCGCGGTGATCCACGACCCGGCCGAGGTCGCGGCCCGCTCCGTGCGCATGGCGACGGAGGGCACGGTCGTCGCGATCGACGGATCCGTCGTGCGGCTCGACCCCGACTCCCTCTGCCTGCACAGCGACACCCCAGGAGCCGTGGGGCTGGCCCGCGCGGTGCGCGACGCGCTCGAGGCGGCGGGCGTCGAGATCCGGCCGGTGCCGGACGCGACGGGCGCCGACGCGGCATCCTTCCCGGAGCACCGCGTCCTCCCCGCCCGCGACCGGCGCGCCCTGTGA
- a CDS encoding DUF2510 domain-containing protein, with amino-acid sequence MTDSTGTPSTPAGWYADPAGSDRLRWWDGTRWTDHLTDAPAASAATTPAGQQGDAHGSAEQHAAAPASGHVAPEAHATPAAVPPAYGQQAPGQPYAQQPYSQQPYSQQPYAQAGYPTPTPPPTVAAGTSPFTWQVWALAALPVISVIIAVSLDYRSFLDMGPRGPRADVAIASALTNLVQFLVYAGTVVLAYFDWRTLLRRGIVRPFHWAWAFIPVAGGVYLIGRSIVVRRRIEGSPASALSPVWLWIGLNVIMVFVSLVKGFELVSSTMQMYGTRGF; translated from the coding sequence GTGACTGACTCGACCGGTACACCCTCCACGCCCGCGGGCTGGTACGCGGACCCCGCGGGATCCGACCGCCTGCGCTGGTGGGACGGCACGCGCTGGACCGACCACCTGACGGACGCGCCGGCGGCGAGCGCCGCGACGACGCCCGCGGGGCAGCAGGGTGACGCGCACGGATCCGCCGAGCAGCACGCTGCCGCTCCGGCGTCCGGCCACGTCGCCCCGGAGGCTCACGCCACCCCCGCCGCGGTGCCGCCCGCGTACGGACAGCAGGCGCCCGGGCAGCCGTACGCGCAGCAGCCGTATTCGCAGCAGCCCTACTCCCAGCAGCCGTACGCGCAGGCCGGGTACCCGACCCCGACCCCGCCTCCCACAGTGGCGGCCGGCACGTCGCCGTTCACCTGGCAGGTCTGGGCCCTCGCTGCCCTGCCCGTCATCTCGGTCATCATCGCCGTGAGCCTCGACTACCGGAGCTTCCTCGACATGGGCCCGCGAGGACCTCGGGCCGACGTCGCGATCGCGTCCGCGCTCACCAACCTCGTCCAGTTCCTCGTGTACGCCGGGACCGTCGTGCTCGCGTACTTCGACTGGCGCACGCTCCTGCGCCGCGGAATCGTGCGCCCGTTCCACTGGGCGTGGGCCTTCATCCCCGTGGCCGGGGGTGTCTACCTCATCGGCCGGTCGATCGTCGTCCGCCGCCGTATCGAGGGGTCGCCGGCCTCCGCGCTCTCGCCCGTCTGGCTGTGGATCGGCTTGAACGTCATCATGGTGTTCGTCTCGCTCGTCAAGGGCTTCGAGCTCGTCTCCTCGACGATGCAGATGTACGGCACCCGCGGCTTCTGA